Within the Flavobacterium sp. N502536 genome, the region AGTGTGCAAACGATTCATTTCTTTTAAAATTCTGTTACTTCCCGACTGAACCGGTAAGTGAATGTGTTTGCAAATATTAGGGTGTTTTGCAATAACGTGCAATACACTTTCGTGCATGTCCTGCGGATTAGAGGTCGAAAATCGGATGCGCATTTTTGGGAAACCAACGGCTACCATCTCCAGTAATTGATCGAAATCAACTGCTGTTGCTTTTTGCATTTCGGAGGCATTTACGAAGTCCTTCTTTAATCCGCCGCCGTACCAAAGGTAACTGTCGACATTTTGCCCTAACAGCGTAATTTCTTTAAAGCCTTTGTCCCATAAATCCTGAATTTCATTCATGATACTCTGAGGTTCACGGCTGCGCTCACGTCCACGTGTAAAAGGCACAACGCAAAACGTACACATATTATCACAGCCACGGGTAATAGAAACCAGGGCAGTAATACCGTTACTCATCAAACGAACGGGTGAAATGTCTCCGTAAGTTTCTTCTTTTGATAAAATGACATTGATGGCGTCGCGTCCTTCTTCAACTTCTGCTAATAAATTCGGCAGATCCTTGTAAGCATCAGGTCCAACAACAAGATCGACTATCTTCTCTTCTTCTAAAAACTGACTTTTTAAACGTTCGGCCATACAGCCCAAAACGCCTACTTTCATTTTCGGATTGATGCGTTTTACAGCATTGTATTTTTCCAGACGTTTGCGAATAGTCTGTTCGGCCTTATCCCGAATCGAACAGGTATTTACCAGAACTAAATCGGCGTCTTCAAGAGTTTGTGTAGTATTAAAACCGTTTTCAGATAAAATGGAAGCTACAATTTCACTGTCCGAAAAATTCATCGCACAACCGTAACTTTCAATAAAAAGTTTTTTAGTATTCTCAGGTTTATTTTCCAAAACGAGGCTTTCACCTTGTTTGCTTTCCTCAATAATCTTTTCCATTGTATAATTTCAAAGTGCAAAGATAAGGGAAATGCCGTGAATCTGACAAGATGGCAGAGAAAAGATTTTAGATTTATGATTTTGTAATCTGTGAGCTGTGATCTGTGATCTGTGAGATGTGAGATGTGATCAACAATTAACAATCAACAATCAGCATCTGCAATCCAAAAAGTTATACCTATATATGTATAAAGTGAGAATACAGATAAATCTGCAATTTTAGGAAACATAATACTAAAATAACTCAAAAATGAGTTCGCGGAGTAGATATTTAAAAAAAATAGATACTTTTGTTGCAGAAAAATAGAGCAATGGCAAAGAATTTAGTAATAGTGGAGTCACCTGCAAAGGCGAAAACGATAGAGAAATTTTTGGGAAGTGATTTTCAGGTAGAGTCAAGTTATGGGCACATAGCCGACTTACCATCAAAGGAAATAGGAGTGGATGTTGAGAATGGTTTTAAGCCTAAATATGAAGTTTCTCCGGATAAAAAAGCCCTGGTAAGTAAGCTGAAAACACTATCTAAGAATGCCGAAATGGTTTGGTTAGCGAGCGATGAGGACCGCGAGGGGGAGGCTATTTCATGGCACCTGGCGGAAGAATTGAAACTGGATACCAAAAAAACCAAAAGAATCGTTTTTCACGAAATTACAAAGACTGCAATTCTTAAAGCAATCGACAATCCAAGAGAAATTGATTACAATCTGGTAAACGCACAACAGGCACGTCGTGTTTTGGATCGTTTGGTAGGTTACGAATTGTCTCCGGTACTATGGAGAAAAATTAAAGGAGGTTTATCTGCAGGACGTGTACAGTCGGTTTCTGTGCGTTTGATTGTAGAGCGTGAACGTGAAATTCAAAATTTTAATGCAGTTGCAACGTATTCTATCGTTGCAGAATTTGTAAACGAGGCAGGTAAAGCTTTTAAAGCAAAATTGCCAAAGAACTTCAATACTAAAAAAGAAGCCGAAGATTTTTTAAATAAAAACATCGGATCTCAATATCAGGTAGCCGATTTAGAAACTAAACCTACCAAAAAATCACCAACAGCACCTTTTACAACTTCAACGCTACAACAGGAAGCGGCAAGAAAATTGTATTTGCCGGTTGGAATCACCATGCAATTAGCACAGCGTTTGTACGAGGCCGGATTGATTACTTATATGAGAACGGATAGTGTGAACCTTTCAGCTGAGGCGATGAGTGCGGCTGAGGCTGAAATCATAAAATCATACGGAAAAGAGTTTTCTAAGCCGAGAACCTTTGCCAACAAAAACAAAGGAGCGCAGGAAGCACACGAGGCTATTCGTCCTACAGACATGTCGCGTCATACCGTGAACATCGATCGCGATCAGGCCCGTTTGTATGATTTGATCTGGAAAAGAACCCTGGCTTCACAAATGAGTGATGCACAATTGGAAAGAACAAACGTAAAAATCGAAGCGAACAATCACGATGAGATTTTTACAGCGTCAGGAGAAGTTTTACTTTTTGAAGGATTCTTAAAAGTGTACTTAGAAGGACATGATGATGATGAGGAAGAACAGGAAGGAATGTTGCCAGCCTTAAAAGTAAACGAAAAATTAGCCAACAACTATATTACAGCAACCGAAAGATATTCAAGACCTCCGGCACGTTATACGGAAGCTTCGCTGGTAAAAAAATTAGAGGAATTAGGAATTGGACGTCCGTCAACCTATGCACCAACGATTTCTACCATCATCAACAGAAATTATGTTGAAAAGGGAACTCTGGAAGGGCAGGAGCGTAATTATACTCAGCTGACGTTGCAAAATAGTAAAGTTGGAGAGAAACTGTTAAAAGAAAACACAGGTTCAGATAAAGGTAAATTAGTGCCTACAGATATCGGAACGATTGTTACTGATTTCCTGGTGAAGAACTTCGGAAACATTCTGGATTATAATTTTACAGCAAAAGTAGAACAGGATTTTGATGAAATTGCTGAAGGAAATATCGACTGGGCAACCATGATGCAGGAGTTCTACAATAAATTCCATCCCAATGTAAAAGAAGTTGAGGCGAATGCTGAACGTGAAAGCGGGGAGAGAATTTTAGGGAAAGATGCTGACGGAAGACAGGTTTCTGTTCGTTTAGGAAAATTTGGTCCAATGGCTCAGATTGGAGAAGCGGATGATGAAGATAAAAAGTTTGCCAGTTTAATGTCAGATCAGAATATTGGAAGTATTACACTGGAAGATGCTTTGAATTTGTTTTTACTTCCTAAAAGTTTAGGGGAATATAAAGGAGAAGAGGTTGAAGTAAATAACGGTCGTTATGGTCCTTATGTACGTCATGGCAGTGTTTTTATTTCATTACCAAGAGGAGAAGATCCTTTGAGTCTTTCTAAGGAAAGAGCTCAGGAACTGATTGACGAAAAAGCACTTGCTGATGCACCAATTGCGGTGTATAAAGGAGAGTCGGTTCAAAAAGGAGTGGGTCGTTTTGGTCCGTTTATCAAATGGAACGGTCTTTTTGTGAACGTGAGCAAGAAATATAATTTTGATAATTTATCTCAGGCAGATGTTGAAGAATTGATTGAAGATAAATTGCAAAAGAATATCGATAAAGTGCTTCACAATTGGGAAGAAGAAGGTATTTTGGTTGAAAAAGCCCGTTGGGGTCGCTCTGTGATTACCAAAGGGAAAATCAAAATTGAACTAAGTAAAGATGTTGATGCTACAAAATTAACCTTGGCTGAAGTTCAGGAAATGATTGCCAAAAAAACACCGGCTAAAAAGACTCCGGCTAAGAAAACCGCAACTGCAAAGAAAACAACAACCGCAAAGAAAGCTCCGGCTAAAAAACCAGCTGCAAAAAAGAAATAAAAAATGGAATTTGATTTTCTAGAACCAGTTAACGAAGGAATTTTAAAATTTATTAATTCGTTGTCTTCACAAGAGCTGGGTAGTAAAATAGTTTTACACACTCAGGATCAGTTTCCGGATATTAGCAAAATAACCATTGCCGTTATTGGAGTTTTGGAAGATCGCCGTAATAACGATGCTGTGAATGTGGTCAATCTAAACGCGGTTCGTAAAAGACTTTACAGCATGTTTCCGGGTAACTGGGATGCTTCGATTGCAGATTTAGGAGATATTCTGGCAGGTGATTCTGTAACGGATACTTATTTTGCTTTAAAAAAGGTGACTTCTGCCTTGATTAAAAATAAAGTGATTCCTATAGTTATTGGAGGTTCACAGGATTTGACCTATGCTTTGTATCGTGCCTATGACGATTTGGAGCAAATGGTAAACATGGTTGCGGTAGATAATAAGTTTGATTTTGGTAAAGAGAATGAAACGGTTTCGGCCAATTCGTATTTGACTCAAATTATTATTGACGAACCTAATAATCTTTTTAACTACTGTAATATAGGGTATCAAACCTATTACAATTCACAGGAAGAAATCGATCTGATTGAAAAGCTGTTCTTTGATGCATATCGTTTGGGCGAAATTTCAAATAATATTGCCTTGGCAGAGCCTGTTTTCAGGGATGCTGATTTAGTTAGTATTGATTTGAATTCGGTAAAATCATCGGCTTCAGGAAACATGATTTCATTTGAACCAAACGGTTTCAATGGAAAAGAAATATGTTCGTTAGCCCGATATGCGGGAATTAGTGATAAAGTTTCCTGTTTTGGAATTTTTAACCATAATAGTACAAGCCCGGAGGCGGCTATTATTGCACAAATCGTGTGGTATTTTATCGAAGGATATCACTATCGTTCTAAAGAATATCCATTTGGTAGTAGAGCAACGTACTTAAAATATATTGTTCCTTTGGAAGACGAAGAATTGATTTTTTATAAAAGTGATAAGACCGATCGTTGGTGGATCGAAATCCCGTTCGAATCGAACGGTCACAATAAATTAAAACGAAATACGTTATTACCGTGTTCATACGATGAGTATTTATCTGCTTGTAATCAGGAATTGCCTGAAAGATGGTGGAAAGCGCAACGAAAAAATGCTTTATAAAATGAAATTTCAACAGAAATCTTAATTTTTTAGCATATTAAAAATACCGTTAAGTAGTATTAGTAGGAAAATAAATATTAAGTTTTATAAATTGCGTTTTACGTCGATTTTTTGCGCTAGTTTATCGATGAAATATTTTTTTTTTATTTTATTTAACATTATTTTTGACCAATAAAATAAATTTCGCAACTAGTATTGTTTTTTAGATAAATAATAAATACGTTTACGGACTTATAATAATGAATAGATAATCCCAAATTTATATGAAGAAGTTTATTGCATTTGCAACAATGTTAACACTAGTAATCGGCTGTGGTAAGTCAGGTGACAAAGGTGAGTTAGTTGGTGTTACAGGAGGTAAATGGCATCCTGAGAAGCCTTATGGAATGACATTAGTTCCTGGTGGATCTTTTATTATGGGTAAATCAGATGCTGATTTAGCTAATGTGGAGGATGCTCCTACCAGAACGGTAACGGTTCGTGCATTTTATATGGATGAAACGGAGATCACCAATAGTGAGTACCGTCAATTTGTAGACTGGGTAAAAGATTCTACAATGAGAGTTCGTTTAGCAATTTTGGCCGATATGACAGGGCAAAAACCAGCTGGTGACTCTAAAGGTAAAAAAGGCGGCAGTATTGCTGATTATGCATTTAATGATTCAGATCCGGAGAAAATGACGGCATATGATAAATATATGTATGATAACTACTATAGCGTAGGAACAAAAGATGATCCGTATGCAGGTAGAAAATTAAACAAAAAAGTGAAGTTAATTAAGGATACAAAAGCGTATCCGGATGAGTACTATACTGAGGTAATGGATTCTATGTATTTACCAATTGAAGAGTCATACAATGGCTTAAGAACAATTGATGTAAACAAATTGAAATTCCGTTATTCATGGATGGACATTCAGGCTGCAGCGAAAGCTAAAGTTGGTAAAAGAAAAGACTTCGTTAAAACAGAGCAAGTTAGCGTATATCCTGACACAACCGTTTGGATTAAAGATTTCGCTTACTCTTATAATGAGCCAATGCACAATGATTATTTCTGGCATAAAGCTTACGGAGATTATCCTGTAGTGGGTGTAACCTGGAAACAGGCAAAAGCATTCTGCGCATGGAGAACTTTGAACAAAAACAGTTACATTAAATCTAAGAAAAAAGGACGTGACTTAGTAAACTCTTTCAGATTGCCAACAGAGGCAGAGTGGGAGTATGCTGCAAGAGGAGGTCTGGAATCAGCTACTTACCCTTGGGGAGGTCCTTACACAAAAAGCGACAGAGGTTGTTTCTTAGCAAACTTCAAACCAAGCAGAGGAGATTATGCTGCTGATGAGGCGTTGTACACTGTTGAAGCTAAATCTTACGAGGTTAATGGTTATGGTTTATACAACATGGCAGGAAACGTTTCTGAGTGGACTGATTCAGCTTACAATCCAAATGCATACGAATATGTTTCTACAATGAATCCAAACGTAATTGACGGAAACAACCAAAGAAAAGTGGTTCGTGGAGGTTCTTGGAAAGACGTTGCTTATTTCCTACAGGTAAGCACACGTGATCACGAATATGCTGATTCTGCAAGAAGTTATATTGGTTTCAGAACTGTACAAGATTACATGGGAACTCAAGCAACTGGAAGCGGAAAAAAAAGAAAGTAAATAATTAAAATCAAATTCATAACCAAATCAAATCTATTTTAAATTAAAACCTAAAAAAAAGTATTATGGCATTATTAAGTAAAAAAGCAATGAATTTCGCTTATGGTATGGGAGCGGCAGTAGTAATTATTGGAGCTTTATTCAAAATTACTCACTTTGAAATTGGACCATTAACAGGAACTGTGATGTTATCAGTTGGATTGGTAACTGAGGCGGTAATCTTTGCTCTTTCTGCTTTCGAACCAGTTGAAGACGAATTAGACTGGACTCTTGTTTACCCTGAATTAGCAAACGGTCAGGCTAGAAAAAAAGCTGACAAAGTTGAGACTACAACTGACGCCCAAGGATTGTTGTCTCAAAAATTAGATGCAATGTTGAAAGAAGCTAAAATTGACGGTGAGTTAATGTCAAGCTTAGGAAACAGCATCAAAAACTTCGAAGGAGCTGCAAAAGCAATTTCTCCAACAGTAGATTCTATTGCAGGACAAAAGAAATATGCTGAAGAAATGTCTATGGCTGCTGCACAAATGGAATCATTAAACAGCTTATACAAAGTACAATTAGAAAGTGCTTCAAGAAATGCACAAGCAAACAGCGAAATTGCTGAAAATGCTTCTAAATTAAAAGAACAAATGCAATCTATGACTGCAAACATTGCTTCATTAAACAGTGTTTACGGTGGTATGCTTTCTGCAATGAGTAACAAAGGATAATTAGTTTTTGACTATTATATTAAATTTATTAATAAGAACTAATTAGAAAAAATGGCAGGAGGAAAATTAACCCCTAGACAGAAGATGATTAACCTGATGTATCTGGTTTTCATCGCAATGTTGGCAATGAACGTATCAAAAGAAGTAATTTCAGGTTTTGGTTTATTTAACGAAAAATTTGAAGCTTCTAATACAACAGCAATTACAAATAATACCTCTTTATTAACAGCTTTAGATCAAAAAGCGGCTGAGGCAAAAGGAGAATTTGCTATCGCTGCAGAAACAGCTCATAAAATTGAAGCAATTTCGAAAGATTTTTACGCTTATATCGGAACTTTAAAAGCACAATCTGTTAAAGGATTTGAAGCGGATAAAGAAACAGGTAAGTTGCCTTATGAATCTATGGACAGAGGAGATAATATCGATAACTGGTTTACAGGAGACGGATATACTGCTAAAGGTAATGAGATCATAGCAAAAATCGAGAAATATAAAGCTGATATTAAAGCTACTTTAGGATCAGATAAAAAATACGCTAACATTATTGCGGAAGTAAATCAAAAATTTGATGTTTCTGATGTAAAAAACAAAGACGGTATAAAAGAAAAATACTTAGCTTATCATTTTAAAGGTTTCCCTGCAATTGCTTCAGCTGCAAAACTTTCAGCTTGGCAAAATGACGTTACAAAAGTGGAAACAGATGTTTACAACAGTGCATTAGGAAAAGCGGCTGTTGCTGCTGCTTCTTATAGCAACTACCAAGCGATTGTTGTTTTAGACAAAAACGCTTACTTCCAAGGAGAAAAAGTTACTGGTAAGGTAGTTTTAGGACGTTATGACGAAAACACAAAACCAACTTCATTCCAAGGTCCTGGACAAATCGTTAACGGACAAGCGGTTATCTCGTTAACTGCCGGAGGTGTTGGAGAGCAAAACATTAACGGACAATTTACTTTCTTAGAAGATGGTAAAAACATTCCACTTAAATTTGCCGGAAAATATGTTGTAGTACCAAGACCAAACTCTGCTACAATCTCTGCTGATAAAATGAACGTAGTATATAGAGGAGTTGTTAATCCAATCTCTGTATCATTTGCTGGTGTTGATGCTAACAAAATTGTAGCAAGCGCTCCAGGATTAGCTTCAGCTGGTAAACCAGGAAAATATAACATGAACCCAGGTTCAGGTACTGAAGCTACCATTTCTGTTACTGGTACATTACCAAACGGAGATAAAGTTACAGATAAGAAAACATTCAGAATTAAAGGTATTCCTGGACCAACAGGTACAATTAGAGGAGAAATGGGTGTTGTTAAAGGACCTAAATCTAACTTAGAAATTGCTACTATTGGTGCTAAATTACTTGATTTTGATTTTGAAGTTGGTTTAGATGTTGTTGGATTTAACTTAAAAATCGCAGGACAGCCTACAGTGGTTGTTAACGGTAACAGATTAAATGCACAATGTAAATCAGTTCTTGCAAGAGCTGGAAAAGGAGACCAGGTTACTATTTCTGAAATTAAAACTAAACTTGTTGGAGCTGGTAGTTACTTATTGCCAAGAACTGCTCCGGTAATTTACGAAATACAATAATAAAGTAGGTAAAACTACAATTCAATATCTTATAATGATATCATGATGAAAGTAAGAAATTTTTTAATAGCTATTGTTTCTATCGCTGGAGGTTTTTCTTCTTATGCGCAATCGAATTTGCTTAATGCAAAAACACCTGATCAGATAGGACTTAAGACTCCTGCGCAACTTATTTCTGATAACGATAAGCCTTTAGCTTATGGTTATGTAGATGATAGAGATATCTTAATGGGAAAAACTACTTGGGAAATCATTGATTTAAATGAAAAAATCAACTTTCCAATGTACTTTCCGGTTGATACGGCTAATATTGGTTCTGACAGACGTTCACTTTATGACGTTTTGACGAAGGCTGTTAAAAACGGCAAAATAACTGAAGTATACAGCGACAGTTATTTCAATACTAAAAAATCTTTGAAAGATATTCAGGGTGCGTTATCTCGTATTGATACAACAGATGCAGGTAGAGAATTAATCAACCAATATCCGGACGACTATAAAACACGTGTAGTGAAGAAAAAAGTAGTTACGGGTACAGGTAAGAAAAAAGTAGTTTCGTATGTGGATGAAACTGTTGGGCCAACAAGAACGGTACCAGCGGAATATATCCTGAAACAAGACTTAACTGCTGCAGATGTTACACAGTATAAAATTAAAGGATACTGGTATTTTGACAAACGTCAGAGTGAATTGAAATATCGTTTACTTGGAATTTGTCCAGTAACTCCGGATGTTTACACGATGAACAGTGACGAAAAGGATTATATCGAGTTATTTTGGGTTTTCTTCCCTAATGCCAGAGAGGCACTTCACGAAGCAAAAGCATTTAACGACAGTAATTCTGCACTTCCAATTTCATTCGATCAGATCTTAAATTCAAGACGTTTCAATGCTGTTGTTTATAAAGAAGAAAACTTGTACGGAGATCGTGAGATCAAAGATTACATGAAAGACAACGCACAAAACCAATTGTTAGAATCTGAAAGAGTAAAAGAGAAGATTCGTAACTTCGAGCAAGATATGTGGAACTACTAAGTATCTGAATAACAATATATCAAAAACTCTTACTACATTTGTAGTAAGAGTTTTTTTTTGTCCATTAATAAAAGAATTAATTGCTGAATCCGGAGGGATCGAGATTTTTTTATAAGCTGTTCCAGGTGTCTTTATGGTGCTTTTATCTGGTTTTTTGGTAGATGTAGGAAAAAGAACAA harbors:
- the gldM gene encoding gliding motility protein GldM; amino-acid sequence: MAGGKLTPRQKMINLMYLVFIAMLAMNVSKEVISGFGLFNEKFEASNTTAITNNTSLLTALDQKAAEAKGEFAIAAETAHKIEAISKDFYAYIGTLKAQSVKGFEADKETGKLPYESMDRGDNIDNWFTGDGYTAKGNEIIAKIEKYKADIKATLGSDKKYANIIAEVNQKFDVSDVKNKDGIKEKYLAYHFKGFPAIASAAKLSAWQNDVTKVETDVYNSALGKAAVAAASYSNYQAIVVLDKNAYFQGEKVTGKVVLGRYDENTKPTSFQGPGQIVNGQAVISLTAGGVGEQNINGQFTFLEDGKNIPLKFAGKYVVVPRPNSATISADKMNVVYRGVVNPISVSFAGVDANKIVASAPGLASAGKPGKYNMNPGSGTEATISVTGTLPNGDKVTDKKTFRIKGIPGPTGTIRGEMGVVKGPKSNLEIATIGAKLLDFDFEVGLDVVGFNLKIAGQPTVVVNGNRLNAQCKSVLARAGKGDQVTISEIKTKLVGAGSYLLPRTAPVIYEIQ
- the miaB gene encoding tRNA (N6-isopentenyl adenosine(37)-C2)-methylthiotransferase MiaB; its protein translation is MEKIIEESKQGESLVLENKPENTKKLFIESYGCAMNFSDSEIVASILSENGFNTTQTLEDADLVLVNTCSIRDKAEQTIRKRLEKYNAVKRINPKMKVGVLGCMAERLKSQFLEEEKIVDLVVGPDAYKDLPNLLAEVEEGRDAINVILSKEETYGDISPVRLMSNGITALVSITRGCDNMCTFCVVPFTRGRERSREPQSIMNEIQDLWDKGFKEITLLGQNVDSYLWYGGGLKKDFVNASEMQKATAVDFDQLLEMVAVGFPKMRIRFSTSNPQDMHESVLHVIAKHPNICKHIHLPVQSGSNRILKEMNRLHTREEYMTLIDKIRAIIPNASISQDMIAGFPTETEQDHQDTMSLMEYVKYNFGYMYSYSERPGTLAGRKMEDDVAEETKARRLQEIVDLQQKHAWFRSEEFVGQTVEVLVEKVSKKSTEEFSGRNSQSITVVFPKENYKIGDFVNVKIESCTSGTLKGKAVGYSEMN
- the gldN gene encoding gliding motility protein GldN — encoded protein: MKVRNFLIAIVSIAGGFSSYAQSNLLNAKTPDQIGLKTPAQLISDNDKPLAYGYVDDRDILMGKTTWEIIDLNEKINFPMYFPVDTANIGSDRRSLYDVLTKAVKNGKITEVYSDSYFNTKKSLKDIQGALSRIDTTDAGRELINQYPDDYKTRVVKKKVVTGTGKKKVVSYVDETVGPTRTVPAEYILKQDLTAADVTQYKIKGYWYFDKRQSELKYRLLGICPVTPDVYTMNSDEKDYIELFWVFFPNAREALHEAKAFNDSNSALPISFDQILNSRRFNAVVYKEENLYGDREIKDYMKDNAQNQLLESERVKEKIRNFEQDMWNY
- a CDS encoding formimidoylglutamase; amino-acid sequence: MEFDFLEPVNEGILKFINSLSSQELGSKIVLHTQDQFPDISKITIAVIGVLEDRRNNDAVNVVNLNAVRKRLYSMFPGNWDASIADLGDILAGDSVTDTYFALKKVTSALIKNKVIPIVIGGSQDLTYALYRAYDDLEQMVNMVAVDNKFDFGKENETVSANSYLTQIIIDEPNNLFNYCNIGYQTYYNSQEEIDLIEKLFFDAYRLGEISNNIALAEPVFRDADLVSIDLNSVKSSASGNMISFEPNGFNGKEICSLARYAGISDKVSCFGIFNHNSTSPEAAIIAQIVWYFIEGYHYRSKEYPFGSRATYLKYIVPLEDEELIFYKSDKTDRWWIEIPFESNGHNKLKRNTLLPCSYDEYLSACNQELPERWWKAQRKNAL
- the gldK gene encoding gliding motility lipoprotein GldK, with protein sequence MKKFIAFATMLTLVIGCGKSGDKGELVGVTGGKWHPEKPYGMTLVPGGSFIMGKSDADLANVEDAPTRTVTVRAFYMDETEITNSEYRQFVDWVKDSTMRVRLAILADMTGQKPAGDSKGKKGGSIADYAFNDSDPEKMTAYDKYMYDNYYSVGTKDDPYAGRKLNKKVKLIKDTKAYPDEYYTEVMDSMYLPIEESYNGLRTIDVNKLKFRYSWMDIQAAAKAKVGKRKDFVKTEQVSVYPDTTVWIKDFAYSYNEPMHNDYFWHKAYGDYPVVGVTWKQAKAFCAWRTLNKNSYIKSKKKGRDLVNSFRLPTEAEWEYAARGGLESATYPWGGPYTKSDRGCFLANFKPSRGDYAADEALYTVEAKSYEVNGYGLYNMAGNVSEWTDSAYNPNAYEYVSTMNPNVIDGNNQRKVVRGGSWKDVAYFLQVSTRDHEYADSARSYIGFRTVQDYMGTQATGSGKKRK
- the gldL gene encoding gliding motility protein GldL yields the protein MALLSKKAMNFAYGMGAAVVIIGALFKITHFEIGPLTGTVMLSVGLVTEAVIFALSAFEPVEDELDWTLVYPELANGQARKKADKVETTTDAQGLLSQKLDAMLKEAKIDGELMSSLGNSIKNFEGAAKAISPTVDSIAGQKKYAEEMSMAAAQMESLNSLYKVQLESASRNAQANSEIAENASKLKEQMQSMTANIASLNSVYGGMLSAMSNKG
- the topA gene encoding type I DNA topoisomerase, giving the protein MAKNLVIVESPAKAKTIEKFLGSDFQVESSYGHIADLPSKEIGVDVENGFKPKYEVSPDKKALVSKLKTLSKNAEMVWLASDEDREGEAISWHLAEELKLDTKKTKRIVFHEITKTAILKAIDNPREIDYNLVNAQQARRVLDRLVGYELSPVLWRKIKGGLSAGRVQSVSVRLIVEREREIQNFNAVATYSIVAEFVNEAGKAFKAKLPKNFNTKKEAEDFLNKNIGSQYQVADLETKPTKKSPTAPFTTSTLQQEAARKLYLPVGITMQLAQRLYEAGLITYMRTDSVNLSAEAMSAAEAEIIKSYGKEFSKPRTFANKNKGAQEAHEAIRPTDMSRHTVNIDRDQARLYDLIWKRTLASQMSDAQLERTNVKIEANNHDEIFTASGEVLLFEGFLKVYLEGHDDDEEEQEGMLPALKVNEKLANNYITATERYSRPPARYTEASLVKKLEELGIGRPSTYAPTISTIINRNYVEKGTLEGQERNYTQLTLQNSKVGEKLLKENTGSDKGKLVPTDIGTIVTDFLVKNFGNILDYNFTAKVEQDFDEIAEGNIDWATMMQEFYNKFHPNVKEVEANAERESGERILGKDADGRQVSVRLGKFGPMAQIGEADDEDKKFASLMSDQNIGSITLEDALNLFLLPKSLGEYKGEEVEVNNGRYGPYVRHGSVFISLPRGEDPLSLSKERAQELIDEKALADAPIAVYKGESVQKGVGRFGPFIKWNGLFVNVSKKYNFDNLSQADVEELIEDKLQKNIDKVLHNWEEEGILVEKARWGRSVITKGKIKIELSKDVDATKLTLAEVQEMIAKKTPAKKTPAKKTATAKKTTTAKKAPAKKPAAKKK